Genomic window (Pseudopipra pipra isolate bDixPip1 chromosome 7, bDixPip1.hap1, whole genome shotgun sequence):
AGGGGTGGGTGCAAAGGCAAGGCCGGGCTGGGAGAAGTTAATCAGTACCTTGGTGGCATTGGGAGCTTTCCAGAGACTCCCTCCCTTGGATTGGTTGTCCCAACAAGGTTTTATGGATGAGTTAAACCTCACTGGGTTCAAGGCAGGGCGAGATAAGGGTCGCTCGCTGCTCACATGTGAGCGAGGGGACAGTGGGAACGTGAGATTTGGGTAAGAAGTCGTGGTCCTCAGGGGATGAATTGACAATCCCAagggagaagggctgtgctgggagggcaaAAAGGccattgaggggctggagcgtgaccagggaagggaacggagctggggaagggactggagcagcaggagcagctgagggagctgggggggctcagcctggagaaaaggaggctcaggggggaccttctggctctgcaaccccctgacagggggggggagctggggggggatTGGGCTTTTCCAGCTCATCCCAAGTGacaagaagagaggaaatgtcCTTGaattgtgccaggggagggtcaggttggataccAGACATTGCTTTTTCACTGTGAGCTGCTTTTTTCACAGAAGTTGCTCAGAGAGAGGGTGGAGTtgccatctctggaagtgttcaggagGCTCCTGGCAGTGGCCCCTGGGGACACAGTTTAGGAGTGGGGGGATGGTGGCACTgaatgatcttggaggtctcttCCCACCCTGATGGTTCTGGGATTCTGGTGGGATCAGTCTGGGTCATTGTGAGCTCGGGAGGGCACTACTGGGGCAGGCACAACACAGCTGCCAAGGTGGAATAAATCCAGGACAGGGgatcccaaacccctctgaTAAATCCATGGCAGGAGACTCCAAAACCCCTCTGATAAATCCATGACAGGGGATCCCAAACCCCTCTAAAAAACCCATGGCAGGACTTTCCAAGCCCGCTATGCACCTCGCAgtctcccaggttgctccaagccccatcctgtcattgaacacttccagggacggggtATCCCCAGATTCCCTGGACACGGTGTCCCGCTCCCGCCACCAAACTACAACTCCCATGCGCGCCCCGCGGCCATCCCAGAACTACAACTCCCAGCAGGCCCTTGCGGCCGCCGTTTCCCGGCGTGCCCCGCGCGGCGCCCCCCCATAAAGatggcggcggccgcggggccggggttGTCGGGCCGCGCTGGGCACGGTCAGTGACGGGGCAGGGCCGCCTTTTGGGGGTTATCGCGGCGTTAGTGCGGGGCTTTAGGATGTCCTGGCACGGGCTTGGTGCAGGGCTCTGGCATCTTCTGGTTTGGGGTTGTTGCGGGGGGTTGGGATCTCCTGGAATGGGGTTattgaggggtttgggggatcTCCTGTCGTGGGGTTATTGGGGGGGTTGATGTCTCCTGCCATGGGTTTATTAGAGGGATTTGGGGATCCgtttcatttgttttgggaTCTCCTGCCATGGGTTTATTAGAGGGGTTAGGGGATCCCTTTCATGGGTTTTGGGACCTCCTGTTGTGTGTTTGGGGATCTCCTGTCATGGGTTTTTTAGAGGGAATTGAGGATCCCATTTATCAGAGGAGTTTGGGATCTTCTGTCATGGATTTGGGATCTCCTGCCATGGATTTACTCCAGGGGTTTGGGTATCCCTTTCATGTGTTTGGGATCTCCTGTCATGGTTTTATCAGAGGGTTTTGGATCTCCTGTTAGGGATTTATTagagggatttgggatggtTTTCATGGGTTTTgtcacctcctgccatgggttTGGGATCTCCTGTCATGGGTTTATTGGAGGGATTTTGGGATCTCCTGTGATGGATTTATCAGAGGGATTTCCTTTTATGGATTTATATAGTTGTTCTCTTTGATACAACTCCAGTAGCTTTTCCTTGGTTTTTACAGGAATGTTTTCTGGCACTGTCCTCAAATACTCAGATTTTTACCCAAGTAGGTAAGCTCTTCAAAGGGGGACAAGGCAATGCTGCAGCTGAAGGACTCGGAAAGGAAGAGCAGGAAGTTCTTCACTCTCTGGGAGAACGTCATGTGGTCTGTCTGTGCCAGAATATCCGTGGGACGTAGGACGGCGGGTCCgggccctgagcagcctgtttgTCCGTGTTACATGGAACATCCCTCATGAAGAACACACTGGGGACGGAGAACTGAACAGCAACGATCGGCCCACAGGGACTGAAGGGATCCGTGAAGACGGCGTCAAATTTGCTGTCTTGGATGTATTTCATCATCTCTTTGTTGTACAGCAAGGATCTGTAGGTGGCTTCAAACAGGGCAGCGGTCTTCTGTAAATCTTTCAGAGCATTCCAAAATCTGACCAGGAAAGGCTCTTCACTAAAGCACATCAGACCCAATGAGCGTATCTGTGcttccatctcttccttcttgATAGGGACAGGGTAGGTTTTCAAGTCATAGACATCTGAGGAGCCGATGTACACCTTGTTGTCCGGTGCCAGAACCACAATTTCGTGCCctctcttgcttagctctgCCAGCACTTCCTTCATGCTGAGCCAGTGGCTGCCCTCCATGGGGATcaccagcagcttcccagcactggcaggacTCAGGAAGCacaggaagaggagcagcagtgccctCAGCATGTtggagctgcccagagaggagcccacacacTGAGAGGCCAAGGCTGGCTCTCAGGCTTTTGTAGCTGTGCTCCACCCAAGCAAACACCCCACTGGGCAGAACTTCCATTGATCTCCTGCCCTTGGACTTGACTCCCATTCCAGGCGTTCACAGGTTCGCACACAACGGAGCCACGGCAGACGATTCATCATCATAAAAGGGAAAGGTCAGGGTTGTGCTTCCAAGGCGGCTTTGCGTGAGCCCAGGAAGGTGTGTCACCTTCAGGCACCTCACTCGCCCGAGCTGAGACACCTCAATGCCTCAGATTCCTCTTCTTGCCCTCAGCCACCTGACATTTACTGACCAAGGCAAGTTGCACAGTGAAATATAACTTGGAGAGAAATATGAGAAATCAGTGTGGAAGTAtctggggtttgggttttgttttgttttccataacccaaaccattgggcaccactgagaacaatccaatttcttttcattaatgcaaacttcccttttttctgaGAGAAGCAGCCAACAGGAAGTCTTCCCTCACCTCTCCACACAACTTTCACTTAACCCCTTATCTTATCAGCTCTAAAATGAGGTTGCAAAACAGCAGTTCACCGTTGTACCTCCGATAACACAAACCACCAACACTCTCCCGATTCACCAAGTCATGGGTCGTTCACGGCCAGTGTCGGGGCAGTTCATGACCCCAATCCTGCGAGTTCAGGTCCTTCCTGGTTATGAATTGCTGGGGCTTTAAAAGTTGGTGATAACCTCTCATTAAAGTTTATAAGTTCATAATTAGGTGGCAGGGCAGGTGCCTTTGGATGGATTTCCCTTCTGCAGGGCATTCAGGGCTCTACATCCCTGGTGGACCTCTCTTGTCCCAGCTTTCTGCCCTTCCCAGGAACCTGTCCTCCAAAAGGAGCAGCTCTAACACCCACACTATCTCCACATTGGTAGTTCACAACATGGATTGACTCAATGGGAATTTTCAAACAGCTCAGAGGAAGGAGATGCATGGAAAACACACCAGTTGCTCAGAACCCCTGACAAGCTGTTGAAGGAAAACCAGAAGGTTTATACCCAAAAGCTGGGTATCAAGAAATAGCTGTGAAAACCTCAGTTTTGCATTCACCAAATAGACTATTGTgggttatttcttcccatttcaaCGTGACTTGTATGTTCTACGACGCCAAACAGGAATAACTTAACAGACAATTTGGGAACTAAATAGTATGAAAGTACAACCAAAGCAAATTAACTGACGTTGCAGAGCCTGGAGTTAAAACCCAAATATGACTCCCAGAGCGTGGCCTTCGGGTTTTTGGTCAGATTACAGAAATATATGTCAGATTCCATTAAAATGAAATCCAAACTGGATCTGCTTGGCGAATAATTCACATTCACTGAGGGCAGTAATTTGTAGCTGGCAGATGAAATCCCTGGTTTTGTGAGAAAATCCTCATTAATTCAAGGAAGTCTCTCTCCAGGTGATTTCATTTCAGCCTGTGGAAAACAGCTGCCCAAAGCTGGTTGTTTTAAATCATtcccagaaataaaaataatcaatagCGATAAACTTCCCGAAACAAAGTAAAGaattttcactggaaaatgtggaaaaggaaggaaaggaggaaggaaaaggaacattACCTTAGCCAATGGTTTCTTCTTAGCACAGTTTATTCCTCCAATGAAGACCATGTTGGGCATCACAGGCCTGACATACTCGAACACAAAGTCAAACCTCAGCAGCCAGATGGAAGCAGAGTGCACCAGGTCCATGAGGGACACGTCCCTCTGCAGGACTTCTGAGGACAACTTCAGTGCTTCGCTGTAGAAACCATCACAATACTTGAGCTCCAGGAGGGAGACCAGGGCATTTTCCACCCTCTGGAAGAAAGTCATGCGGTCTGAGTTGAAGGTGAACAGCCTCGGGACGTAGGACAGGGGGCTTGGGCACTGTGGGGCTTCAAAGTGGAGGTTGCAGCCGAAGCCCCTCATGAAGAACACGAAGGGGAGCGAGAGGTAGTGGGCAAGCGTCGGCCCACACATGAAGATGGGGTCCGTCAGGATGGCGTCGAACCCGCTCTGGTTCAGCGCCTTCAGGGTCTCCTGGTTGTGGAACAGGTCCTTGCACTGGCCAAAGAAGGTGTTGAAGACGTGCACCGATTTCTTGTACATGTCCAGGACATTCAGGGGGAAGGGCAGGCCCCTCAGGAAAGTGGCCACGTAGTCGCTGAAGGCGCCgtccagctcctccagggtCTGTGTCACCGGGTACGTGAGCACCTCGTAGGCCTGCGAGGTCTTCATGTGCCAGCTCACCTCTGGCATCAGCACCACCACCTCATGGCCCCGCTGGCTGAGCTTCTCCACCACCTCCTGCATGCTCAGCCAGTGGCTCCCCACCATGGGCACCACCAGCAGCTTCCCTCCggctgcggggccgggcaggaggaggaggaggaggaaaatccaggcacagcagagcctcCGAGCCATGTTCCCGTGGCCGTGGGAGAGGCTTCTCCTGCAGGCTCTGGTTGGAAGATGCTTTTGAAGGAAAATGATGGGTGTTGCCCTGTACTTTGAGATAATCCCGTAGTTAATAATTCACCGCTTTGGAttgtgggtggttttttttctttttcttttctcttggaaGTCAAACTGTAACCCTTTTGTGTGCTGAGTCATTTCCTTGGTGTTAATGGGGTAATAGCTCCTCAAGGTGCTGTCAGATCTCTCAGGACTTGTCTCTCAGGAAGGCAAATTCCAGGAAGGCAGGAGATCCCAGTGTGAACAActccaccagcacagcagcaaaggCAAAGAGCCTCCTTGTGGGTGAATTGGTGGATGTTCAGATCATTCCTCTGAGGACACAGCGGGAGACCctcaggagaaggggaaaaggaggatgaACCAAATCTTCTGAGCAGGCGGGAATCTCCCCAGGGGGCGAGGGGCGGAGGTGGCAGCTGAGGGACAGATCTATGAAGGTGAAGCCCAAATTCTTGCTTTACATAGTTGTTTCACAGCCGGTTGAAAACTCCTCCCCACTGGGCCTAGAACACACACTGATGGTGTGTCACCTTCAGGCACCTCACTCGCCCGAGCTGAGACACCTCAATGCCTCAGACTCCTCTTCTTGCCCTCAGCCACCTGACATTTACTGACCAAGGCAAGTTGCACAGTGAAATAGAACTTGGAGATAAATATGAGATATCAGAGTTGAAGTAtctgggttttgggttttgttttgttttccataacccaaaccattgggcaccactgagaaaaatccaatttcttttcattaatgcaaacttcccttttttctgaGAGAAGCAGCCAACAGGAAGTCTTCTCTCACCTCTCCACACAACTTTCACCTAACCCCTTATCTTGTCAGCTCTAAAATGAGGTTGCAAAACAGCAGTTCACCGTTGTACCTCCGATAACACAAACCACCAACACTCTCCCGATTCACCAAGTCATGGGTCGTTCACGGCCAATGTCGAGGCAGTTCATGACCCCAATCCTGTAAGTCCAGGTCCTTCCTGGTTATGAATTGCTGGGGCTTTAAAAGTTGGTGATAACCTCTCATTAAAGTTTATAAGTTCATAATTAGGTGGCAGGGCAGGTGCCTTTGGATGGATTTCCCTTCTGCAGGGCATTCAGGGCTCTACATCCCTGGTGGAGTTCTCTTGTCCCAGGCTCATGAAtggcaccaccaccaccacgtCATGGCCCTTCTGCTGGAGCTTCTCCACCACTGGGCGCATGCTGAGCCAGTGGCTTCCATCCTGAGGGATCACCAGGATCTTCCCACCTTCAGCAGGGATGAAGGACGATGTCAGCAGAAGAAGGAGGCTGGTCCAGCCACAAAAGCCCCGGGAGGGAAGAGCCATGCCGCTGGAAGGGAACCAGAGGCTCCTGCTCCGCGGGGCTCCCACACAGTCCTTTATATGCAGCTCCATGCAAACTAACCAGGGAACTTATTGACCACCGAAACAAATATTTAACTTCCCAGCCCTGTTGGGATTAGCCTGCAATATGGCACGTGTCAACGGAATGGAAGGGAAGCGCCGTGTCCTCGGAAAAACATTTGGACTTTCTATTAATGTTTAAGCTTGGAATTCTGTCAGCACCGTCCTTCTTCCATGAAACTAAGAGCAGGGCTGGCATCTTGAGTAATAATTGTGGATAATACCACTGTCTTGGGAAACACCTACTAAGAAAACAAGCCTGTTTTGCTTTCAAAGTACAGCCCTTAAAATACACCGGGCAGAAGGGATTGGAactgcagcagcatctccttCATGGACTAACCCAGCTGAGAACACCAGGCTGATGTTAAATTCCCACCCTCTGGACGCAGTCAAACCTGCATCTCTTCCAAAGAGATCACAACCACCAGGATGTATCAGGCAATCCCAGatctgaggaggaggaggagaacaatcttgtttggcttttttccttcaCGGTAGTAGGCCgaaaaaaaggaactgaatGATGGGCTGAGGGCAaacagagggaaaggagggtGGAACAGGCCTTTTGGGACACAAAGAAGGAGCCATGGCCTTGAAAACCATTTTTATGTATtgggaagaaagcaaaatttcGGAGGAGGTGTGATAGCTTTCCCTAATCCCACTGAGAGCACACGCACATGGAAAACCCCAACAACTAAACCAGACCTCTGAGCTCTCCTCCTTTCACAGACACATCAGCAACCACATCCGGGTGTCTCCTGGACTCTTCAG
Coding sequences:
- the LOC135416902 gene encoding UDP-glucuronosyltransferase 1A1-like isoform X8; translation: MARRLCCAWIFLLLLLLPGPAAGGKLLVVPMVGSHWLSMQEVVEKLSQRGHEVVVLMPEVSWHMKTSQAYEVLTYPVTQTLEELDGAFSDYVATFLRGLPFPLNVLDMYKKSVHVFNTFFGQCKDLFHNQETLKALNQSGFDAILTDPIFMCGPTLAHYLSLPFVFFMRGFGCNLHFEAPQCPSPLSYVPRLFTFNSDRMTFFQRVENALVSLLELKYCDGFYSEALKLSSEVLQRDVSLMDLVHSASIWLLRFDFVFEYVRPVMPNMVFIGGINCAKKKPLAKEFEAIVNASGEHGIVVFSLGSMVSEIPMKKAMEIADALGTVPQTVLWRYTGPTPPNLPQNVKLVKWLPQNDLLAHPKTRAFITHGGSHGIYEGICNAVPMVLMPLFGDQMDNAKRVESRGAGLTLNILEMTSQDISTALRAVINDKTYKENIQRLSDLHLDRPIHPLDLAVHWVEFVMRHKGAPHLRPAAHDLNWVQYHSLDVLAFLLFVLLLSLFISFKCCLCCCRRFCGKKGRTKKAAKSKTH
- the LOC135416910 gene encoding UDP-glucuronosyltransferase 1A1-like; translation: MLRALLLLFLCFLSPASAGKLLVIPMEGSHWLSMKEVLAELSKRGHEIVVLAPDNKVYIGSSDVYDLKTYPVPIKKEEMEAQIRSLGLMCFSEEPFLVRFWNALKDLQKTAALFEATYRSLLYNKEMMKYIQDSKFDAVFTDPFSPCGPIVAVQFSVPSVFFMRDVPCNTDKQAAQGPDPPSYVPRIFWHRQTT